In Blautia wexlerae DSM 19850, a single window of DNA contains:
- a CDS encoding NADP-dependent isocitrate dehydrogenase has product MKKIQMQTPLVEMDGDEMTRILWKIIKDELLLPYIDLNTEYYDLGLEYRNETDDQVTVDAAEATKKYGVAVKCATITPNKARMEEYTLKKMYKSPNGTIRAILDGTVFRAPIVVKGIEPCVKNWKKPITIARHAYGDVYKNTEMYIDGPGDAYLVFEGADGQQRKELIHHYEGPGVLQGMHNLDDSITSFARCCFNYALDTKQNLWLGGKDTISKIYDGRFKEIFATIYEDEFKEKFEAAGIEYFYSLIDDIVARVMKAEGGFIWACKNYDGDVMSDMVSSAFGSLAMMTSVLVSPQGYYEYEAAHGTVQRHYYRYLKGEETSTNSVATIFAWTGALRKRGELDGNKELMEFADKLEKATLETIESGKMTKDLALITSLEDVTVLNSKDFILAIRERLDEIL; this is encoded by the coding sequence ATGAAAAAAATTCAGATGCAGACACCACTTGTGGAGATGGATGGAGATGAGATGACCAGAATTCTCTGGAAAATAATCAAAGATGAACTTCTTCTTCCGTATATTGATTTGAACACTGAGTATTATGACCTTGGTCTGGAATACAGAAATGAAACGGATGATCAGGTAACTGTTGATGCAGCAGAGGCTACAAAGAAGTACGGCGTAGCAGTGAAATGTGCAACTATCACTCCTAATAAGGCAAGAATGGAAGAGTATACCTTAAAGAAAATGTACAAGAGTCCTAACGGAACGATTCGTGCAATTCTCGACGGAACTGTTTTTCGTGCCCCAATCGTAGTGAAGGGTATTGAACCATGTGTTAAGAACTGGAAGAAACCGATCACCATCGCACGTCATGCCTATGGTGATGTGTATAAGAACACAGAGATGTATATTGACGGTCCCGGAGATGCTTATCTGGTATTTGAAGGTGCAGACGGACAGCAGAGAAAAGAGCTGATCCATCATTATGAGGGACCGGGTGTGCTTCAGGGTATGCACAATCTGGATGATTCTATCACAAGTTTTGCAAGATGCTGTTTTAATTATGCACTGGATACAAAACAGAACCTGTGGCTTGGCGGCAAGGATACGATCTCCAAGATTTATGACGGACGTTTTAAGGAAATCTTTGCAACTATTTATGAAGATGAGTTTAAGGAGAAATTCGAAGCAGCAGGCATTGAATATTTCTACAGCCTGATCGATGATATCGTAGCTCGTGTCATGAAGGCTGAAGGCGGATTTATCTGGGCCTGCAAGAACTATGATGGAGATGTTATGAGCGATATGGTTTCTTCAGCATTTGGTTCTCTGGCTATGATGACATCTGTACTGGTATCTCCACAGGGATATTACGAATATGAAGCTGCTCATGGAACTGTACAGAGACATTATTATCGCTATCTGAAAGGTGAGGAGACATCTACTAACTCTGTAGCAACTATTTTTGCATGGACTGGAGCTCTGAGAAAAAGAGGTGAGCTGGACGGCAATAAAGAATTGATGGAATTTGCTGATAAACTGGAGAAGGCGACTCTGGAGACGATTGAAAGCGGTAAGATGACAAAAGACCTTGCGCTGATCACTTCTCTTGAGGATGTGACAGTACTGAACAGCAAAGATTTCATCCTTGCCATCAGAGAGAGACTGGATGAAATTTTATAA